One genomic region from Antedon mediterranea chromosome 3, ecAntMedi1.1, whole genome shotgun sequence encodes:
- the LOC140043826 gene encoding kelch-like protein 13 — protein MAAAVVKRSMTSQRSYHKSQAPPPSKSFQNVEHSHDLLKQLNSLRIERLLCDGTLIAGEQHFMVHRAVLASCSDYFRRVFTENDNIHDVQLSNSINPRGVELIIQYAYTSQIMLTLENVEGVLYTALQLRMNKVVELCLEYLTSILTVENCIHILNLAEQFEFRGLMLVTQDFIIDNFIAVSHTPEFQTLNAEQVTFFLSQDRMATNSELQLFQIGAKWLNHESEERKEYAAQLMRNIRFPLISSNDLVDHVQNQEFMMQQQECHQYLLEALNYHLVPHRQHAMQSPRTKLRSTNEVILALGGESPPKRVSDRVMIFDEFHAQWKSLTSMPMKRVDHCVAELNQYLYVVGGQITLNSNGKDSIGTVHRYDPRFNTWLQMCPMQQRRAFFTLVAYHGCLYAMGGKNEQGALSSVECYEPNRNQWKFVARMHTGAYALSGCVLQNKLYITGGFMNRNFSAEVYIYNHVSDEWTNKCPMNVARGFHMMCTVKNKLYVMGGNHLNVYGDRVDVMSVECYSMESDTWTMVSPMLTGLSMAGVTVTENRKIYIVGGYNGLSRQRERDVHSYSIDEDEWDVVGELPDAALRMACCTLTLPYNVFTAADGHSSDSLSMSQPTTSSSRHYSISSSNSPR, from the coding sequence ATGGCAGCTGCAGTTGtaaaaaggtcaatgacctctCAGCGAAGCTATCACAAGTCACAAGCGCCACCACCGAGCAAAAGTTTCCAAAATGTTGAGCACAGCCATGACTTACTGAAGCAGTTGAATTCACTGCGTATCGAACGTCTTCTTTGTGACGGAACATTGATCGCCGGAGAGCAACATTTTATGGTTCACCGTGCCGTATTAGCGTCTTGTAGCGATTACTTTCGCAGAGTGTTCACTGAAAACGACAACATTCATGATGTGCAACTCAGCAACTCCATTAACCCTCGCGGTGTTGAACTCATCATTCAATATGCGTATACTTCACAGATTATGTTAACATTAGAAAACGTAGAGGGAGTGCTTTACACAGCTTTACAACTCCGAATGAACAAAGTCGTTGAACTGTGTTTGGAATATTTAACGTCCATTTTAACTGTTGAAAACTGTATTCATATTTTGAATCTTGCGGAACAGTTTGAATTTCGTGGATTAATGTTAGTCACGCAAGattttataattgataatttCATTGCGGTCAGTCATACACCGGAGTTTCAAACATTAAACGCAGAACAAGTGACGTTTTTCTTAAGCCAAGATCGAATGGCGACAAACTCGGAATTACAACTCTTTCAAATCGGTGCCAAGTGGTTGAATCACGAGTCGGAGGAAAGAAAGGAATACGCGGCGCAGTTAATGAGGAACATTCGCTTTCCGTTGATCTCATCAAATGATTTGGTTGATCACGTTCAGAATCAAGAGTTTATGATGCAGCAACAGGAATGTCACCAATATCTTTTGGAAGCATTGAATTATCATCTTGTACCACATCGACAGCATGCTATGCAATCGCCTCGCACAAAGCTACGCTCAACAAATGAGGTAATACTCGCGCTTGGTGGCGAGTCACCTCCTAAGCGCGTCAGTGACAGGGTGATGATATTTGACGAGTTTCACGCTCAATGGAAATCGTTGACATCAATGCCAATGAAACGAGTCGATCACTGTGTTGCAGAGTTGAATCAATATTTATACGTTGTTGGCGGACAAATTACTTTGAATTCAAACGGTAAAGACAGCATTGGTACTGTGCATCGTTACGACCCACGCTTTAACACTTGGCTTCAGATGTGTCCTATGCAACAGAGACGGGCATTTTTTACGTTAGTAGCATACCACGGATGTTTGTACGCAATGGGAGGTAAGAACGAACAAGGTGCCCTTTCCTCCGTAGAATGCTACGAGCCAAATCGCAACCAATGGAAATTTGTTGCTCGGATGCACACAGGAGCGTACGCCCTCTCTGGTTGTGTCCTacaaaataaactgtatatTACTGGTGGTTTTATGAATAGAAATTTTAGTGCGGAAGTTTACATATATAATCACGTATCAGATGAATGGACCAATAAATGCCCAATGAACGTGGCTCGCGGTTTCCATATGATGTGTACAGTGAAAAACAAACTTTACGTCATGGGTGGGAACCACTTAAATGTGTACGGTGACCGTGTAGATGTTATGAGCGTGGAATGTTACTCAATGGAGTCAGACACATGGACTATGGTCTCGCCAATGTTGACCGGTCTTAGTATGGCTGGAGTGACCGTTACAGAAAACCGAAAGATTTATATTGTTGGTGGTTATAACGGGCTAAGCCGGCAACGAGAACGTGACGTGCATAGTTACAGTATCGATGAAGACGAATGGGATGTGGTTGGAGAGCTGCCCGATGCAGCGTTACGCATGGCTTGTTGCACTTTGACCCTACCATATAATGTTTTCACAGCAGCTGATGGCCATTCCTCAGACTCGTTATCAATGTCGCAGCCGACAACTTCATCAAGTCGTCATTATTCAATTTCTTCCTCCAATTCTCCGAGGTAG